The following are encoded together in the Argopecten irradians isolate NY chromosome 5, Ai_NY, whole genome shotgun sequence genome:
- the LOC138323491 gene encoding ubiquitin conjugation factor E4 A-like yields the protein MDDLAANPFAQLFPDMNEARQFVMTSASQKQEALERAEAEKVRKCIQLSSLLEKVFLFTLDEEITDDSERPPKLVIIRELSQSLQEGNQTWLDMKYIEQAVFERLLLFNPMDDVISTRRKSSSDDARAKRLAGEGEVLRYLMQCFERSLIVKKETQNDEFAAELTKCQEVMVLNARTSLQQPELYQGQDPRQQFIQLYQEEMGGALEEESKNIKFFDLIVKDMVANEDMDVLGSVFKPVLDFANKKFTEDFTLSSGGITRCIDLLGFFTRHEALAKLFMKYIQPKDWSSGKAYERTLLGAMLSLNCIPVTESGTNPWFDQPSNKQKRELDIMESNIHQMLENLGTKLHKFLDTLIRISPHLRHLVLSWIGKCIHANLGRSKIWSSQMPQLFSQMFASDGFCLNLCFVMLQFCFPITTKEAKLVMIQPSYTTVITTDDDHFQQIGVHSKGLNKETCLIPLDENKPKLEAEDHYNFITECFFLTHQCLNVGFRTVHGRFLKLNQSLHRIQRLYEEVRQQGDSAVREVKSEMDKAMSIYLCIKAALSEPHMLEKALNFHLATSIWLSKVSISDDIKTVKEITFPLPEEVPLAIPHIPEFVMGNVTDFTMFMHRFKDNLFQVAKERLDNFMTLILVYMGSPERMKNPHLRAELAETLAALIPPKADTNSGQYDFIRHRLFYYHPHVKHIAEKLLHVFVSIEMTGQSVEFEQKFNYRRPMYATIEHIWEIETHRDTIKAMSEYAEEHIEDTDPPLFLRFINLLINDAIFLLDEALSFMSQIKDKQQQKDRGEWQDFPPQRRQEEENTLRQLTMMARYHNQMGNHTIHSLEMITKEITSIFCHASIVSRIAGMLNYFLLHLVGPKQRNFKVKDKDEVDFKPDQTVLDIVRIYMNLGDSDCFCLAVSGDGRSYSAELFPKAISVLQRISASPAIISDFEIFQDKITKMRVQQEEEEEMYDDAPDEYLDPIMGTLMTEPVLLPSSKNVMDKNVLARHLLSDQSDPFNRSPLSLDMVTPATELKEQIQQWMAERRQEKYK from the exons ATGGATGACTTGGCAGCAAATCCCTTTGCCCAGTTGTTTCCTGACATGAATGAGGCAAGACAGTTTGTTATGACATCTGCCTCGCAAAAACAGGAAGCCTTAGAGAGAGCAGAAGCCGAGAAAGTTCGCAAATGTATACAACTCAGTAGTCTACTGGAGAAAGTGTTTTTATTCACACTTGATGAAG aGATTACAGATGACAGTGAAAGACCACCAAAACTTGTGATTATCAGAGAGTTAAGCCAGTCACTTCAAGAGGGCAATCAGACTTGGCTCGACATGAAGTATATCGAACAG gCCGTGTTTGAGCGTCTATTGTTGTTCAACCCCATGGATGATGTGATATCTACCAGACGCAAAAGTTCATCAGATGATGCTCGGGCCAAACGACTAGCTGGAGAAGGGGAGGTACTCCGATACCTGATGCAGTGCTTCGAGCGGTCTCTTATAGTGAAAAAAGAAACACAG AATGATGAATTTGCGGCAGAGCTGACAAAATGTCAGGAGGTTATGGTGCTGAATGCCAGAACAAGTCTACAGCAGCCGGAGCTGTACCAAGGTCAGGACCCCCGACAACAGTTTATACAGCTGTATCAGGAGGAGATGGGCGGAGCACTTG AAGAAGAAAGTAAAAACATCAAATTCTTTGACTTGATAGTAAAGGACATGGTCGCCAATGAAGATATGGATGTATTAGGGTCTGTGTTCAAACCTGTGTTAGACTTTGCCAATAAAAAGTTCACAGAGGACTTTACGCTGTCCAGTGGTGGTATCACACGCTGTATAGATCTGCTGGGATTCTTCACCCGACACGAAGCTCTGGCCAAG ttgtttatgaaatacattCAGCCAAAAGACTGGAGCAGTGGGAAAGCGTATGAGAGGACCCTACTAGGGGCTATGTTATCTCTAAACTGTATACCGGTGACAGAGTCAGGTACCAACCCCTGGTTTGATCAACCGTCTAACAAACAGAAACGGGAGTTGGACATAATGGAGAGCAACATTCACCAG ATGTTGGAAAACCTTGGAACAAAGTTGCACAAGTTTCTGGACACCCTGATTAGAATCTCGCCACATCTCCGGCACCTGGTGCTTAGCTGGATAGGGAAATGTATCCACGCCAATCTAG GAAGGTCTAAGATCTGGTCATCCCAGATGCCACAGTTGTTCAGCCAGATGTTTGCATCGGACGGATTTTGTCTAAACCTGTGTTTTGTCATGCTACAGTTCTGTTTCCCCATCACAACAAAAGAGGCTAAACTTGTGATGATACAGCCTAGTTATACCACTGTCATTACCACCGACGACGACCATTTTCAACAAATAGGTGTACACTCCAAAG gCCTGAACAAGGAGACATGTCTAATTCCATTGGATGAAAACAAACCCAAACTTGAGGCGGAGGACCATTATAATTTTATCACAGAGTGTTTCTTCCTTACACATCAGTGTCTGAATGTAGGATTCCGTACGGTACATGGACGCTTTCTCAAGTTAAATCAGAGTTTGCACCGAATACAGAGACTCTACGAGGAAGTCAGACAACAAGGGGATAGTGCTGTGAGGGAGGTCAAAAGTGAGATGGATAAAG CCATGTctatttacctgtgtataaaggccGCTCTCAGTGAACCACACATGTTGGAAAAGGCCCTCAACTTCCATTTGGCCACATCTATCTGGCTGTCCAAAGTCTCAATCTCCGACGACATCAAGACAGTCAAAGAAATCACCTTCCCCTTACCGGAGGAAGTTCCGCTCGCCATTCCTCACATTCCAGAGTTTGTTATGGGGAATGTTACCGACTTCACCATGTTCATGCACAGGTTCAAGGACAACTTATTCCAG GTTGCCAAAGAGAGACTCGACAACTTCATGACCCTGATCCTTGTATACATGGGAAGTCCTGAGCGAATGAAGAACCCACACTTACGAGCTGAACTGGCTGAAACATTGGCAGCCCTGATACCGCCAAAAGCAGATACAAATTCTGGACAGTACGACTTCATAAG ACACCGTTTGTTTTACTACCATCCCCACGTGAAGCACATTGCAGAGAAACTGTTACATGTGTTTGTGAGTATCGAGATGACGGGACAGAGCGTAGAGTTTGAACAAAAGTTTAATTACCGCCGACCAATGTACGCCACCATTGAACATATCTGGGAGATAGAGACACACAGGGACACCATAAAG GCAATGTCAGAATACGCTGAGGAACATATAGAGGACACAGACCCCCCGCTCTTCTTACGCTTCATCAATCTTCTTATCAACGATGCCATATTTCTGTTAGACGAAGCTCTTTCT TTTATGAGCCAGATCAAAGACAAACAGCAGCAGAAGGATCGTGGAGAGTGGCAGGATTTCCCTCCCCAGCGCCGCCAGGAGGAGGAGAATACGCTACGGCAGCTTACCATGATGGCTCGGTACCACAACCAGATGGGTAATCACACAATTCATTCCTTGGAGATGATTACCAAGGAGATTACCTCCATCTTCTGTCACGCGTCGATCGTCAGTCGGATTGCAGGGATGCTCAACTACTTCCTTCTGCATCTG GTAGGCCCAAAACAGAGAAATTTCAAAGTGAAGGACAAAGATGAAGTGGATTTTAAACCAGATCAGACAGTTCTAGATATTGTAAGGATTTACATGAACTTAGGAGATAGTGACTGTTTCTGTCTGGCCGTGTCTGGTGACGGACGTTCATATTCCGCGGAACTATTCCCCAAGGCTATCAGTGTTCTTCAGCGGATATCAGCATCTCCAGCAATCATTAGCGACTTTGAAATTTTCCAGGATAAAATTACG AAAATGCGAGTACAACAAGAGGAAGAAGAGGAGATGTACGACGATGCCCCGGATGAGTACCTCGACCCTATCATGGGGACGCTGATGACAGAACCCGTGCTATTACCCTCCTCAAAAAATGTCATGGACAAGAATGTCCTAGCCAGACACTTACTAAG TGACCAGAGTGACCCCTTCAACAGATCACCACTCAGTCTGGACATGGTTACCCCGGCAACGGAATTAAAGGAGCAGATACAACAGTGGATGGCAGAGAGGCGACAGGAAAAGTACAAGTGA